The Pseudomonas azotoformans genome has a segment encoding these proteins:
- the mupP gene encoding N-acetylmuramic acid 6-phosphate phosphatase MupP, with the protein MKLRAVLFDMDGTLLDTAPDFIAICQAMRADRDLAPINPQHIRDEISGGAKAMVAVTFSMDPESPGFEELRQEFLERYLKGCAVHSKLFDGMAELLEDIEKSKLVWGVVTNKPLRFAEPIMQQLGLAERSALLICPDHVKNSKPDPEPMILACKMLDLDPASVLFVGDDLRDIESGRDAGTRTAAVTYGYIHPDDNPRHWGADVVVDHPLELRKVLDNALCSC; encoded by the coding sequence GTGAAGTTGCGAGCGGTTCTCTTCGACATGGACGGTACCCTGCTGGATACCGCGCCGGACTTTATCGCCATCTGCCAGGCCATGCGTGCCGACCGCGACCTGGCGCCGATCAACCCGCAGCACATCCGCGATGAAATTTCCGGCGGAGCGAAGGCGATGGTGGCCGTGACCTTTTCCATGGACCCGGAATCCCCAGGCTTTGAGGAGCTGCGCCAGGAATTCCTCGAGCGCTACCTCAAAGGCTGCGCGGTCCACAGCAAACTGTTCGACGGCATGGCCGAGCTGCTGGAAGACATCGAGAAGTCCAAGCTGGTCTGGGGCGTAGTCACCAACAAACCCCTGCGTTTTGCCGAACCGATCATGCAGCAGTTGGGCCTGGCCGAGCGCTCGGCGCTGCTGATCTGCCCGGATCACGTGAAGAACAGCAAGCCGGACCCGGAGCCGATGATCCTGGCGTGCAAGATGCTCGACCTGGACCCGGCCAGCGTACTGTTCGTGGGCGATGACCTGCGCGATATCGAGTCCGGCCGCGACGCCGGCACCCGCACCGCAGCGGTCACCTACGGCTATATCCACCCGGACGACAACCCGCGCCACTGGGGCGCCGATGTGGTGGTGGATCACCCGCTGGAACTGCGCAAGGTGCTGGATAACGCGCTGTGCAGTTGCTGA
- the ubiG gene encoding bifunctional 2-polyprenyl-6-hydroxyphenol methylase/3-demethylubiquinol 3-O-methyltransferase UbiG, with protein MSNVDHAEIAKFEALAHRWWDRESEFKPLHDINPLRVNWIDERVNLAGKKVLDVGCGGGILSEAMAQRGATVMGIDMGEAPLAVAQLHQLESGVSVEYRQITAEALAEEMPEQFDVVTCLEMLEHVPDPSSVIRACYRMVKPGGQVFFSTINRNPKAYLFAIIGAEYIMKLLPRGTHDFKKFIRPSELGAWSRQAGLTVKDIIGLTYNPLTKHYKLANDVDVNYMIQTLREE; from the coding sequence ATGAGCAACGTCGACCACGCCGAAATCGCCAAGTTCGAAGCCCTGGCCCACCGCTGGTGGGACCGCGAGAGCGAGTTCAAGCCGCTGCACGACATCAACCCGCTGCGGGTCAACTGGATTGACGAACGCGTCAACCTGGCTGGCAAGAAGGTGCTGGACGTGGGCTGCGGCGGCGGCATCCTCAGCGAAGCCATGGCCCAGCGCGGCGCCACCGTGATGGGCATCGACATGGGCGAAGCCCCACTGGCCGTGGCCCAGCTGCATCAGCTGGAATCCGGCGTGAGCGTGGAATACCGCCAGATCACCGCCGAGGCCCTGGCCGAAGAAATGCCCGAGCAGTTCGACGTGGTCACCTGCCTGGAAATGCTCGAACACGTGCCGGACCCGTCCTCGGTGATCCGCGCCTGCTACCGCATGGTCAAGCCGGGTGGCCAGGTGTTCTTCTCCACTATCAACCGCAACCCCAAGGCCTACCTGTTCGCGATCATCGGCGCCGAATACATCATGAAGCTGCTGCCGCGTGGCACCCATGACTTCAAGAAATTCATCCGCCCGTCCGAGCTGGGCGCCTGGAGCCGCCAGGCCGGGCTGACCGTCAAGGACATCATCGGCCTGACCTACAACCCGCTGACCAAGCATTACAAGCTGGCCAACGACGTTGACGTCAACTACATGATCCAGACCCTGCGCGAGGAGTGA
- a CDS encoding TRZ/ATZ family hydrolase codes for MTATAAPLDLLLLPTWLVPVEPAGVVLKEHGLGIRDGRIAFIGPRAAALKLSANEVRELPGMLLSPGLINAHGHAAMSLFRGLADDLPLMTWLEKHIWPAEAKWVDEAFVRDGTDLAIAEQLKGGITCFSDMYFYPKVASDCVHNSGMRAQIAIPILDFPIPGASTADEAIRQGVELFGDLKHHPRIKITFGPHAPYTVCDDNLEKIRVIAEELDAAIHMHVHETAFEVQQAVEQTGERPLARLSRLGLLGPRFQAVHMTQISEDDLALLVESNTSIIHCPESNLKLASGFCPVERLWQAGVNVAIGTDGAASNNDLDLLGETRTAAMLAKAVAGSATALDAHRALRMATLNGARAMGLESEIGSLEVGKAADIVAFDLSGLAQQPIYDPVSQLIYATGRDCVKHLWVAGKQLLDDRQLTRMDEQQLTATAIAWGQRISGHHE; via the coding sequence ATGACCGCCACTGCCGCCCCGCTCGACTTATTGTTGCTGCCAACCTGGCTGGTACCCGTCGAACCCGCTGGCGTGGTGCTCAAGGAACACGGGCTGGGCATCCGCGACGGGCGCATCGCGTTCATCGGCCCACGGGCCGCAGCGTTGAAGCTTTCGGCCAACGAAGTACGCGAACTGCCCGGCATGCTGCTCAGCCCCGGCCTGATCAACGCCCACGGGCATGCGGCGATGAGCCTGTTTCGCGGCCTGGCCGACGACCTGCCGCTGATGACCTGGCTGGAAAAACATATCTGGCCCGCCGAGGCCAAGTGGGTCGATGAAGCCTTCGTGCGCGACGGCACCGACCTGGCCATCGCCGAACAGCTCAAGGGCGGCATCACCTGCTTCTCCGACATGTACTTCTACCCCAAGGTCGCCAGTGACTGTGTGCACAACAGTGGCATGCGCGCGCAGATTGCGATCCCGATCCTGGACTTCCCGATCCCCGGTGCCAGCACCGCCGATGAGGCGATTCGCCAGGGCGTCGAGCTGTTCGGCGACCTCAAGCACCACCCACGCATCAAGATCACCTTCGGCCCGCACGCGCCCTACACCGTGTGCGACGACAACCTGGAGAAAATCCGCGTAATCGCCGAAGAGCTGGACGCTGCTATCCACATGCACGTTCACGAAACCGCCTTTGAAGTGCAGCAAGCCGTCGAGCAGACTGGCGAACGGCCATTAGCTCGCCTGAGTCGCCTCGGGCTGTTGGGCCCGCGCTTCCAGGCCGTTCATATGACCCAAATCAGCGAGGATGACCTGGCTTTGCTGGTAGAAAGCAACACCAGCATCATTCACTGCCCGGAATCCAACCTGAAACTGGCCAGCGGCTTTTGCCCGGTGGAGCGGCTGTGGCAGGCTGGTGTGAACGTGGCCATCGGCACCGACGGCGCCGCCAGCAACAATGACCTCGACCTGCTGGGTGAAACCCGCACCGCAGCGATGCTCGCCAAGGCTGTCGCCGGTTCGGCCACCGCGCTGGATGCCCATCGCGCTCTGCGCATGGCCACCCTCAACGGTGCACGGGCCATGGGCCTGGAAAGCGAAATTGGCTCGCTGGAAGTTGGCAAGGCGGCAGATATCGTCGCCTTCGATCTGTCGGGGCTGGCGCAACAACCGATCTATGATCCGGTCTCACAGCTTATATATGCCACCGGACGCGATTGCGTGAAACACCTTTGGGTCGCCGGCAAGCAGTTGCTCGACGACCGGCAATTGACCCGCATGGATGAACAACAGTTGACCGCCACGGCCATTGCCTGGGGCCAACGCATCAGCGGGCACCACGAATAA
- the gyrA gene encoding DNA gyrase subunit A: MGELAKEILPVNIEDELKQSYLDYAMSVIVGRALPDARDGLKPVHRRVLFAMSELGNDWNKPYKKSARVVGDVIGKYHPHGDTAVYDTIVRMAQPFSLRYLLVDGQGNFGSVDGDNAAAMRYTEVRMTKLAHELLADLHKETVDWVPNYDGTEMIPAVMPTKIPNLLVNGSSGIAVGMATNIPPHNLGEVIDGCLALIDNPELTVDELMQYIPGPDFPTAAIINGRAGIIEAYRTGRGRIYMRARSMIEDIDKVGGRQQIVITELPYQLNKARLIEKIAELVKEKKLEGITELRDESDKDGMRVVIELRRGEVPEVILNNLYAQTQLQSVFGINVVALIDGRPRILNLKDLLEAFVRHRREVVTRRTVFELRKARERGHILEGQAVALSNIDPVIALIKASPTPSEAKEALISTPWESSAVVAMVERAGADSCRPETLDPQYGLREGKYFLSPEQAQAILELRLHRLTGLEHEKLLAEYQEILNQIGELIRILSSAVRLMEVIREELEVIRAEYGDVRRTEILDARLDLTLGDMIPEEERVVTISHGGYAKTQPLAAYQAQRRGGKGKSATGVKDEDYIAHLLVANSHTTLLLFSSKGKVYWLKTYEIPEASRAARGRPLVNLLPLDSDEYITTMLPVEEYTEGHFIFMATAKGTVKKTPLESFSRQRSVGLIALELDEGDVLISAAITDGEREVMLFSDGGKVTRFKESDVRAMGRTARGVRGMRLPEGQKLISMLIPEEGSQILTASERGYGKRTAISEFPEYKRGGQGVIAMVSNDRNGRLVGAVQVLDGEEIMLISDQGTLVRTRVAEVSSLGRNTQGVTLIKLAKDEKLVGLERVQEPSEVEGEELEGEEFDGEVIAAGDDNVDEPTLDAAADEEEPQE; this comes from the coding sequence ATGGGCGAACTGGCCAAAGAAATCCTCCCGGTCAATATCGAAGACGAGCTGAAACAGTCCTACCTCGACTACGCGATGAGCGTAATTGTCGGTCGGGCACTGCCTGATGCGCGCGATGGCTTGAAGCCCGTGCACCGGCGTGTGCTGTTCGCGATGAGCGAGCTGGGTAACGACTGGAACAAGCCGTACAAGAAATCTGCCCGTGTTGTCGGTGACGTGATCGGTAAGTATCACCCCCACGGCGACACTGCGGTGTACGACACCATCGTTCGGATGGCCCAGCCGTTTTCCCTGCGCTACCTGCTGGTAGACGGCCAGGGCAACTTCGGTTCGGTCGACGGCGACAACGCCGCGGCCATGCGATACACCGAAGTGCGCATGACCAAGCTGGCGCACGAGCTGCTGGCCGACCTGCATAAAGAAACCGTGGACTGGGTGCCGAACTACGACGGCACCGAAATGATCCCGGCCGTCATGCCAACCAAGATCCCCAACCTGCTGGTCAACGGTTCCAGCGGTATCGCCGTGGGCATGGCGACCAATATCCCGCCGCACAACCTCGGTGAAGTCATCGACGGTTGCCTGGCCCTCATCGACAACCCTGAGCTGACCGTCGATGAGCTGATGCAATACATCCCCGGTCCGGACTTCCCGACCGCCGCGATCATCAACGGTCGTGCCGGCATCATTGAAGCCTACCGCACGGGTCGCGGGCGCATTTACATGCGCGCTCGCTCGATGATCGAAGACATCGACAAGGTCGGTGGCCGCCAGCAGATCGTCATCACCGAACTCCCATACCAGCTGAACAAAGCGCGTCTGATCGAGAAGATCGCCGAGCTGGTTAAAGAGAAGAAGCTCGAAGGCATTACCGAGCTGCGCGACGAGTCCGACAAAGACGGTATGCGCGTGGTGATCGAGCTGCGTCGTGGCGAAGTGCCTGAGGTGATCCTCAACAACCTCTACGCCCAGACCCAGCTGCAAAGCGTGTTTGGTATCAACGTGGTTGCACTGATCGACGGCCGACCGCGCATCCTGAACCTCAAGGATCTGCTGGAAGCCTTCGTGCGTCACCGTCGTGAAGTGGTGACCCGCCGTACCGTGTTCGAACTGCGCAAGGCCCGCGAACGCGGCCACATCCTGGAAGGCCAGGCGGTTGCGCTGTCGAACATCGACCCGGTGATCGCACTGATCAAGGCTTCGCCAACCCCGTCGGAAGCCAAGGAAGCGCTGATCAGCACCCCTTGGGAATCCAGTGCCGTGGTGGCCATGGTTGAGCGTGCCGGTGCTGATTCGTGCCGTCCAGAGACCCTGGACCCACAATACGGCCTGCGCGAAGGCAAGTACTTCCTTTCCCCGGAACAGGCCCAGGCCATCCTGGAACTGCGCCTGCACCGCCTGACCGGCCTGGAGCACGAAAAGCTGCTGGCCGAGTACCAGGAGATCCTCAACCAGATCGGCGAGTTGATCCGCATCCTCAGCAGCGCTGTGCGCCTGATGGAAGTGATCCGCGAAGAACTGGAAGTGATCCGCGCCGAATACGGCGACGTGCGCCGCACCGAGATCCTCGATGCGCGCCTCGACCTGACCCTGGGTGACATGATCCCGGAAGAAGAGCGCGTGGTGACCATCTCCCACGGTGGTTATGCCAAGACCCAGCCATTGGCGGCGTACCAGGCCCAGCGTCGTGGCGGTAAAGGTAAATCGGCTACCGGCGTGAAGGATGAGGACTACATCGCTCACCTGCTGGTCGCCAACAGCCATACCACGCTGCTGCTGTTCTCCAGCAAAGGCAAGGTGTACTGGCTGAAAACCTACGAAATCCCGGAAGCGTCCCGTGCCGCCCGTGGTCGTCCGCTGGTCAACCTGCTGCCGCTGGACAGTGATGAATACATCACCACCATGCTGCCGGTCGAGGAATACACCGAAGGTCACTTCATCTTCATGGCCACCGCCAAAGGCACCGTGAAGAAGACCCCGCTGGAATCCTTCAGCCGTCAGCGCAGCGTGGGCCTGATCGCCCTGGAGCTGGACGAAGGCGATGTACTGATCTCCGCGGCCATCACCGATGGCGAGCGTGAAGTCATGCTGTTCTCCGACGGCGGCAAGGTCACGCGCTTCAAGGAATCCGACGTTCGCGCCATGGGCCGTACCGCCCGAGGTGTACGTGGCATGCGTCTGCCGGAAGGGCAGAAGCTGATTTCGATGCTGATCCCGGAAGAAGGCAGCCAGATCCTCACCGCTTCCGAGCGTGGTTATGGCAAGCGTACGGCCATCAGCGAGTTCCCGGAGTACAAGCGTGGCGGCCAGGGCGTGATCGCCATGGTCAGCAACGACCGCAACGGCCGTCTGGTCGGCGCGGTGCAGGTGCTCGACGGCGAGGAAATCATGCTGATTTCCGACCAGGGCACCCTGGTACGTACCCGTGTGGCTGAAGTGTCGAGCCTGGGCCGTAACACCCAGGGCGTGACCCTGATCAAGCTGGCCAAGGACGAAAAACTGGTTGGCCTTGAGCGTGTCCAGGAGCCTTCGGAAGTCGAAGGCGAAGAGCTGGAAGGTGAAGAGTTTGACGGCGAGGTGATCGCAGCCGGCGATGACAACGTCGACGAGCCGACCCTCGACGCTGCCGCAGATGAAGAAGAACCGCAGGAATAA
- the serC gene encoding 3-phosphoserine/phosphohydroxythreonine transaminase, whose product MSKRAYNFCAGPAALPEAVLQRAQGELLDWHGKGLSVMEMSHRSDEFVSIATKAEQDLRDLLDIPSNYKVLFLQGGASQQFAQIPLNLLPEDGTADYIDTGIWGQKAIEEASRYGHVNVAGTAKPYDYFAIPGQNEWKLSKDAAYVHYVANETIGGLEFDWVPEVGDVPLVCDMSSDILSRPIDVSKYGMIYAGAQKNIGPSGILVNIIREDLLGRARSLCPTMLNYKVAADNGSMYNTPPAFAWYLSGLVFEWLKEQGGVAAMGKLNEVKKRTLYDFIDASGLYSNPINLTDRSWMNVPFRLADDRLDKPFLAGADERGLLNLKGHRSVGGMRASIYNAVDIHAINALVAYMAEFEKEHG is encoded by the coding sequence GTGAGCAAGAGAGCCTATAACTTCTGTGCCGGTCCCGCGGCGCTTCCTGAAGCAGTCCTGCAGCGTGCGCAGGGTGAACTCCTCGACTGGCATGGAAAAGGCCTCTCCGTGATGGAAATGAGCCATCGCAGCGATGAGTTCGTGTCCATCGCCACCAAGGCCGAGCAGGACCTGCGCGACTTGCTGGACATTCCATCCAACTACAAAGTGCTGTTCCTGCAGGGCGGCGCCAGCCAGCAGTTCGCGCAAATTCCGCTGAACCTGTTGCCGGAAGACGGCACGGCTGACTATATCGACACGGGCATCTGGGGCCAGAAGGCCATTGAAGAGGCCTCTCGTTACGGTCACGTCAATGTCGCAGGCACCGCCAAGCCGTACGACTACTTCGCCATTCCCGGTCAGAACGAGTGGAAGCTGTCGAAGGACGCTGCCTACGTGCACTACGTTGCGAACGAAACCATCGGCGGCCTGGAGTTTGATTGGGTGCCGGAGGTCGGTGACGTGCCGCTGGTGTGCGACATGTCCTCGGACATCCTTTCGCGTCCTATCGATGTCTCCAAGTACGGCATGATCTACGCCGGCGCGCAGAAGAACATCGGCCCGAGCGGCATCCTGGTCAACATCATCCGCGAAGACCTGCTCGGTCGCGCCCGTTCGCTGTGCCCGACCATGCTCAACTACAAGGTCGCGGCCGATAACGGCTCGATGTACAACACGCCGCCGGCGTTTGCCTGGTACCTCTCCGGCCTGGTGTTCGAGTGGCTGAAAGAGCAGGGCGGTGTGGCCGCCATGGGCAAGCTCAACGAAGTGAAGAAGCGCACCCTGTACGACTTCATCGACGCCAGCGGCTTGTACAGCAACCCGATCAACCTGACTGACCGCTCGTGGATGAACGTGCCGTTCCGCCTGGCTGACGATCGTCTGGACAAGCCATTCCTGGCCGGTGCCGACGAGCGCGGCCTGCTCAACCTCAAGGGCCACCGCTCGGTGGGTGGCATGCGCGCCTCCATCTACAACGCCGTCGACATCCACGCGATCAACGCGTTGGTTGCCTACATGGCAGAGTTCGAAAAGGAACACGGCTAA
- the pheA gene encoding prephenate dehydratase codes for MSEQELKALRVRIDSLDEKVLELISERARCAQEVARVKMASLAEGEVPVFYRPEREAQVLKRVMERNKGPLGNEEMARLFREIMSSCLALEQPLKVAYLGPEGTFTQAAAMKHFGHAVISKPMAAIDEVFREVAAGAVNFGVVPVENSTEGAVNHTLDSFLEHDMVICGEVELRIHHHLLVGENTKTDSISRIYSHAQSLAQCRKWLDAHYPNVERVAVSSNAEAAKRVKGEWNSAAIAGDMAAGLYGLTRLAEKIEDRPDNSTRFLMIGSQEVPPTGDDKTSIIVSMSNKPGALHELLVPFHDNGIDLTRIETRPSRSGKWTYVFFIDFIGHHRDPLVKGVLEKISQEAVALKVLGSYPKAVL; via the coding sequence ATGTCTGAGCAAGAACTCAAGGCCCTGCGCGTACGCATTGACAGCCTGGACGAGAAAGTCCTGGAGCTGATCAGTGAGCGTGCGCGGTGTGCCCAGGAAGTGGCACGGGTGAAGATGGCGTCCCTGGCCGAAGGCGAAGTGCCGGTGTTCTACCGGCCCGAGCGCGAAGCCCAGGTGCTCAAGCGCGTGATGGAGCGCAACAAAGGCCCACTGGGTAATGAAGAGATGGCGCGGTTGTTCCGTGAAATCATGTCTTCTTGCCTAGCACTGGAGCAGCCGCTGAAAGTGGCTTACCTCGGCCCCGAAGGTACCTTCACCCAGGCGGCGGCCATGAAGCACTTCGGCCACGCGGTGATCAGCAAGCCAATGGCGGCGATCGACGAAGTGTTCCGCGAAGTGGCGGCCGGTGCGGTGAATTTTGGCGTGGTGCCGGTGGAAAACTCCACCGAAGGCGCGGTCAACCACACGCTGGACAGCTTCCTTGAGCACGACATGGTGATCTGCGGCGAAGTCGAGTTGCGCATCCACCACCACCTGCTAGTGGGCGAGAACACCAAGACCGACAGCATCAGCCGTATCTACTCCCACGCCCAGTCCCTGGCCCAGTGCCGCAAGTGGCTGGACGCGCACTACCCGAATGTCGAGCGCGTGGCGGTCTCCAGCAACGCCGAGGCGGCCAAGCGCGTCAAGGGTGAGTGGAACTCGGCGGCCATCGCCGGTGATATGGCGGCGGGCCTGTATGGCCTGACGCGTCTGGCTGAGAAAATCGAGGACCGCCCGGACAACTCCACGCGCTTCCTGATGATCGGCAGCCAGGAAGTGCCGCCAACGGGCGACGACAAGACGTCCATCATCGTCTCCATGAGCAACAAGCCCGGCGCGCTGCATGAGCTGCTGGTGCCGTTCCACGATAACGGGATTGACCTGACGCGCATCGAGACTCGTCCTTCGCGCAGCGGTAAATGGACTTACGTGTTCTTTATCGACTTCATCGGCCACCACCGCGACCCACTGGTCAAAGGTGTGCTGGAGAAAATCAGTCAAGAAGCCGTGGCACTCAAGGTGCTGGGCTCTTACCCGAAAGCGGTTCTGTGA
- the hisC gene encoding histidinol-phosphate transaminase, protein MSGNFLALAQPGVQQLSPYVPGKPVDELARELNLDPANIVKLASNENPLGPSPKVLAAIREELAELTRYPDGNGFALKSLLAEKCRVELNQVTLGNGSNDILELVGRAYLAPGLNAVFSEHAFAVYPIVTQAVGADARVVPAKDWGHDLPAMLAAIDAQTRVVFIANPNNPTGTWFDAQALNDFLQDVPEHVLVVLDEAYIEYAEGSDLPNGLDFLAAYPNLLVSRTFSKAYGLASLRVGYGLSTAVVADVLNRVRQPFNVNSLALAAACAAVKDAEYLEEGRRINESGMLQLQEGFRELGLGWIPSKGNFICVDLGQVAAPVFQGLLREGVIVRPTANYGMPNHLRITIGLPAENARFLEALAKVLARG, encoded by the coding sequence ATGAGTGGCAACTTCCTCGCCCTGGCGCAGCCGGGCGTGCAACAACTGTCGCCTTACGTTCCGGGCAAGCCTGTGGACGAGTTGGCGCGTGAGTTGAACCTGGATCCGGCGAACATCGTCAAGCTGGCGAGTAACGAAAACCCGCTGGGCCCGAGCCCAAAAGTGTTGGCGGCGATTCGTGAAGAACTGGCTGAACTGACCCGCTACCCCGACGGCAACGGCTTTGCCCTGAAGTCACTGCTGGCGGAAAAATGTCGGGTCGAGCTGAACCAGGTCACCCTGGGCAACGGCTCCAACGACATTCTTGAGCTGGTTGGCCGTGCGTATCTGGCGCCGGGCTTGAATGCGGTGTTCAGCGAGCACGCGTTTGCGGTCTATCCGATCGTGACCCAGGCGGTCGGCGCTGATGCGCGCGTTGTTCCTGCGAAGGATTGGGGTCACGACTTGCCGGCCATGCTGGCGGCCATCGACGCCCAGACCCGCGTGGTGTTTATCGCCAACCCGAACAACCCGACCGGCACCTGGTTCGACGCGCAAGCGCTGAACGACTTCCTGCAAGATGTGCCGGAACATGTGCTGGTCGTGCTGGACGAGGCCTACATCGAATACGCTGAAGGCAGTGATTTGCCGAACGGCCTGGATTTCCTGGCGGCGTACCCGAACCTGCTGGTTTCGCGCACGTTCTCCAAGGCGTATGGCCTGGCGTCGCTGCGGGTCGGCTATGGCCTGTCCACCGCCGTGGTGGCCGATGTGCTGAACCGTGTGCGCCAACCGTTCAACGTCAACAGCCTCGCCTTGGCGGCGGCCTGTGCGGCGGTGAAGGATGCCGAGTACCTGGAAGAAGGTCGTCGTATCAACGAAAGCGGCATGCTGCAACTGCAGGAAGGCTTCCGTGAGCTGGGCCTGGGCTGGATCCCGTCCAAGGGCAACTTCATTTGTGTCGACCTCGGCCAAGTGGCTGCGCCGGTGTTCCAGGGCCTGTTGCGCGAAGGCGTGATCGTGCGTCCGACTGCCAACTACGGCATGCCGAACCACCTGCGCATCACCATCGGCCTGCCAGCAGAAAACGCCCGCTTCCTGGAGGCGCTGGCCAAGGTTCTGGCCCGTGGTTGA